One genomic window of Desulfuromonas sp. AOP6 includes the following:
- a CDS encoding NUDIX hydrolase — MSPKILKCPRCGEAVTVYRNPVPTVDIIIRRGNAIVLVERKNPPLGWALPGGFVDYGESLEAAAMREVQEETGLSLTELNQFGAYSDPARDPRQHTISFVFTATGEGPLVSGDDAADARWFELENLPQPLCFDHARIVQDYRERSL, encoded by the coding sequence GTGTCCCCCAAAATATTGAAATGTCCCCGGTGCGGCGAGGCTGTTACCGTCTATCGCAATCCCGTTCCCACCGTGGATATCATTATCCGCCGTGGGAATGCTATCGTACTGGTCGAACGCAAGAACCCGCCGCTGGGTTGGGCGCTGCCGGGTGGGTTCGTCGACTATGGTGAATCACTGGAGGCGGCCGCCATGCGGGAGGTTCAGGAAGAAACGGGGCTGTCGCTGACGGAGCTGAACCAGTTCGGAGCCTATTCAGACCCCGCGAGGGATCCGCGTCAGCACACCATCTCTTTTGTCTTTACAGCCACAGGGGAAGGCCCCTTGGTCAGCGGCGACGACGCCGCCGACGCCCGCTGGTTCGAACTGGAAAATCTTCCGCAGCCCCTGTGCTTCGATCACGCCAGGATCGTGCAGGACTACCGGGAGAGGTCATTGTGA
- a CDS encoding exonuclease SbcCD subunit D — MRFIHTADIHLGKTYRNSAGEEERYDDFFTALATIAHDAVHEQVDAVLIAGDLFHVGQILPRTFAKTIETLQPLKDAKIPCVAIEGNHDWIHRRDNISWMEALSHMGYIRLLRPSRTAEGDYRFDPFDGATGMGGHLCIGGVNVYGLGYIGAQAGAHVERIVKAVTTDNNLLLFHVGIWKYSPVEIGNMKLEEAYPLADRFGYVALGHGHKPYVIQSSEGKPYAFNPGSPERVNFGEEKYDKGYYLVTFEKGEFAAEFRNTSPRPMFVETIDLHGAESADQALTLFRAQVAAKVNASTDKRHPLLELKLVGRVGFHPFELGRERLKVALEDLIDPLHVEIKNHLSLVSSAGEVESAKKSLEEIELEVLHELIGAGSDYQGREEELVRLAVRLREAVKKGDVDGDDLLALLD, encoded by the coding sequence ATGCGTTTCATTCACACGGCGGATATCCATTTAGGAAAAACCTACCGCAACTCTGCTGGTGAGGAGGAGCGTTATGACGACTTTTTCACCGCACTGGCGACCATCGCTCACGATGCCGTGCACGAACAGGTCGATGCCGTGCTCATCGCCGGCGATCTCTTTCATGTCGGGCAGATACTGCCGCGCACCTTTGCCAAAACCATCGAAACCTTGCAGCCACTGAAAGATGCCAAAATCCCCTGTGTCGCTATCGAGGGGAATCACGACTGGATTCATCGCCGTGACAATATTTCCTGGATGGAGGCCCTGTCGCACATGGGATATATCCGGCTGCTGCGTCCCTCGCGAACCGCTGAAGGCGACTATCGTTTTGATCCTTTCGATGGGGCTACGGGCATGGGCGGGCATCTTTGTATCGGTGGCGTCAATGTCTATGGTCTGGGGTATATCGGTGCGCAGGCGGGTGCTCATGTCGAGCGCATCGTCAAGGCTGTCACGACGGATAATAATCTGCTCCTTTTTCACGTCGGCATCTGGAAGTATTCTCCCGTCGAAATCGGCAACATGAAGCTGGAAGAAGCGTATCCGCTGGCGGACAGATTCGGCTACGTCGCTCTTGGGCACGGGCATAAGCCGTATGTCATCCAATCGTCCGAGGGGAAGCCCTATGCTTTCAATCCCGGATCTCCGGAGCGGGTTAACTTTGGTGAAGAGAAGTACGACAAGGGCTACTATCTCGTCACTTTCGAAAAGGGCGAGTTTGCCGCCGAATTCAGAAACACGTCGCCACGTCCCATGTTTGTCGAGACGATCGATCTTCATGGGGCCGAGAGTGCCGATCAGGCCCTCACCCTTTTTCGCGCACAGGTAGCGGCCAAGGTCAATGCCTCCACGGACAAGCGCCACCCGCTGCTTGAATTGAAACTGGTCGGCCGCGTCGGCTTTCACCCCTTTGAGCTTGGCCGCGAGCGGTTGAAGGTGGCGCTGGAAGATCTGATCGACCCACTGCATGTCGAGATCAAGAATCATCTCTCCCTGGTCAGCAGTGCCGGGGAGGTGGAGTCAGCCAAAAAGAGCCTCGAAGAGATCGAGCTGGAGGTACTGCACGAACTGATCGGAGCCGGCAGCGATTATCAGGGCCGCGAGGAGGAACTCGTGAGGCTCGCGGTCCGTTTGCGCGAGGCCGTGAAAAAAGGCGATGTCGATGGCGATGACTTGCTGGCATTGCTGGATTGA
- a CDS encoding menaquinone biosynthesis protein: MTVLNIGHIHYINCVPFFHFLPSTLEGYPARVVQGVPSRLNTMLHEGDIDVSPSSSFEYARNWRQYLLLPEHSISSFGDVQSVLLFSRRKLDELKDEVFYLTGESATSINLLQVLLQEYLGCENFRSTVPDRPVEELIAEGKTALLIGDRALRAARNRPEGQQIYDLGGLWKRFSGLPFVFALWILRRDAAEKKGEALRALRRQLAHSRARAMENLDELAADTPEKEWMGEQGLVDYWQSMSYDLGEEHLRGVRHFFHLCAKYGLLTEEPEIHFFD; the protein is encoded by the coding sequence ATGACAGTGCTGAATATCGGTCATATCCACTACATAAATTGTGTCCCATTTTTTCACTTCCTGCCCTCAACGCTGGAAGGATATCCGGCCCGCGTCGTGCAGGGAGTCCCCTCCCGCCTCAACACCATGCTTCACGAAGGTGATATCGACGTCAGTCCTTCCTCATCATTTGAGTATGCCCGCAACTGGCGTCAGTACCTGTTGCTGCCGGAACATTCCATCAGCTCTTTCGGCGATGTTCAGAGCGTCCTGCTTTTTTCGCGCAGAAAACTGGATGAATTAAAAGACGAGGTATTTTACCTGACCGGAGAATCGGCCACCTCCATCAACCTGCTCCAGGTTCTCCTGCAGGAATATCTGGGTTGCGAAAACTTCAGAAGCACCGTGCCTGATCGTCCCGTTGAAGAGCTGATAGCCGAGGGAAAGACCGCTCTCCTGATCGGAGACCGGGCGCTGCGGGCTGCCCGCAACCGCCCCGAAGGCCAGCAGATCTACGATCTGGGCGGTTTGTGGAAGCGTTTCAGCGGATTGCCTTTCGTTTTTGCGCTATGGATTCTGCGCCGCGATGCGGCAGAAAAAAAGGGGGAAGCCCTGCGCGCCCTCAGACGCCAACTGGCACACTCCCGGGCGCGAGCCATGGAAAACCTGGATGAACTGGCTGCGGATACTCCGGAAAAAGAGTGGATGGGAGAGCAGGGATTGGTAGATTACTGGCAGAGCATGTCCTATGACCTAGGCGAAGAGCATCTTCGCGGGGTGCGTCACTTCTTCCATCTCTGCGCAAAATATGGCCTGCTTACGGAAGAACCCGAAATCCACTTCTTTGACTGA
- the aroQ gene encoding type II 3-dehydroquinate dehydratase has protein sequence MTFLVLHGPNLNLLGTREPEVYGHETLDDINRQLAALGRELGVTLLFFQSNHEGALIDRIHAARNEGVAGMVINPGGLTHTSVALRDAIAGVAIPTVEVHLSNVHAREEFRRHSYVAPVVLGQIAGLGTFGYQLAIRGLLARLK, from the coding sequence ATGACCTTTCTTGTATTGCATGGTCCCAATCTCAATCTTCTTGGCACCCGTGAACCTGAAGTGTATGGTCATGAGACTCTTGATGATATTAATCGTCAGTTGGCAGCTCTCGGTCGGGAATTAGGCGTTACCCTCTTGTTTTTCCAATCAAATCATGAAGGTGCTCTTATCGACCGTATCCACGCTGCCCGGAACGAAGGTGTTGCCGGGATGGTCATCAATCCGGGAGGGCTGACCCATACCAGTGTAGCGCTTCGCGATGCCATTGCGGGGGTTGCCATTCCCACGGTGGAGGTTCATCTCTCCAATGTGCATGCGCGTGAAGAGTTCAGGCGGCACTCGTATGTGGCTCCTGTCGTCCTTGGGCAGATTGCCGGCCTTGGGACCTTTGGCTACCAATTGGCGATTCGTGGTCTTTTAGCGAGACTGAAATAG
- a CDS encoding Xaa-Pro peptidase family protein, with protein MVKDRTAFVQAILAEHKLDALLFTGLANIRYLSGFTGSDGALILTRGKTCFLTDSRYTSQARQQVETGDVLEYRLKAEGVTSFLLSEGCLRVGFEAESMTCAEIQRLKESNLSLDWIPLGKELRDLRTIKQDEEVAFIEKAAVIASEAFFEVLPQIRPGVSERDIALALEFAMRRLGGEDRSFDLIVASGIRGALPHGVASDKAIAEGDLVTIDFGTRLAGYHSDETVTLAVGEVSSRLRNIYDIVLEAHDRAMQMVRPGVRLQDVDAAAREHILAHGYGDFFGHGLGHGVGLQVHEAPTLSARSDDVATAGMVFTIEPGVYIPGTGGVRIEDMVLVTRDGYRVLTKIPKNFTALPGGRADRLS; from the coding sequence ATGGTAAAAGACAGAACCGCCTTCGTACAGGCTATTTTGGCGGAGCATAAACTGGACGCTTTGCTCTTTACCGGACTGGCCAATATCCGCTATCTCTCTGGGTTTACCGGATCGGACGGAGCCTTGATCCTTACTCGGGGGAAAACGTGTTTTCTTACCGATTCTCGTTATACCTCGCAGGCCCGTCAGCAGGTGGAGACGGGAGATGTCCTGGAATACCGGCTTAAGGCCGAAGGAGTGACATCCTTCCTTCTGTCGGAAGGATGCCTTCGGGTCGGCTTTGAAGCGGAGTCGATGACCTGCGCTGAAATTCAGCGCCTCAAGGAAAGCAACCTCTCTCTGGACTGGATTCCTCTCGGAAAAGAGCTCAGAGATTTGCGAACGATCAAGCAGGATGAAGAGGTCGCTTTCATCGAAAAAGCAGCCGTTATTGCTTCTGAAGCGTTTTTTGAGGTGCTGCCCCAGATAAGGCCAGGAGTTTCCGAAAGGGATATTGCCCTGGCTCTTGAATTTGCCATGCGGCGGCTGGGAGGGGAGGACAGATCGTTTGATCTGATTGTCGCCTCCGGCATCCGCGGGGCATTGCCCCATGGAGTCGCTTCGGATAAGGCAATCGCTGAGGGCGATCTTGTTACCATCGATTTTGGCACGCGTCTGGCTGGATATCACTCCGACGAAACGGTTACGCTTGCCGTCGGTGAGGTCTCGTCCAGGTTGCGAAATATTTATGACATTGTTCTGGAAGCGCACGACAGGGCCATGCAGATGGTGCGTCCCGGTGTGCGACTGCAGGATGTTGACGCAGCAGCCCGTGAGCACATCCTGGCCCATGGTTATGGTGATTTTTTCGGGCACGGCCTCGGGCACGGCGTCGGTTTGCAGGTTCATGAGGCGCCCACCCTGTCGGCGCGAAGTGATGACGTGGCCACGGCAGGGATGGTTTTTACGATCGAACCGGGCGTATATATCCCTGGGACCGGGGGGGTGCGCATCGAGGATATGGTGCTGGTGACCAGGGATGGTTATCGGGTTCTTACTAAAATACCAAAAAACTTTACGGCTCTCCCCGGTGGAAGGGCAGACCGACTTTCATGA
- a CDS encoding biotin/lipoate A/B protein ligase family protein, whose protein sequence is MALDEALWHAVRSGQSPPVLRLYRWQPATVSLGYAQRTNLAVNLAACAELGIQIVRRMTGGRAVLHDREVTYAVVSPDRTPLFPAGLLSSYRIIADIVGQTLRACGLDVQLCPGQPAQKRFEAPPESACFTAVSHYELTCRGCKIAGSSQKRGEGVFLQHGSIPVDLDLDILYRVLTPGVEACEGQGVSAYGHKIGWVNRWLDHPLTVDMLELQLIETFARCLKITLLPDEVTSSEWTLAQQLASARYLNPDWTFKESAQHPLSGH, encoded by the coding sequence ATGGCTCTGGATGAGGCCCTGTGGCATGCTGTCCGCTCTGGCCAGTCGCCTCCAGTACTCAGGCTCTATCGCTGGCAGCCGGCGACAGTGAGTCTGGGGTATGCACAGAGAACAAACCTGGCCGTTAACCTGGCGGCCTGTGCCGAACTGGGAATTCAGATCGTGCGGCGCATGACAGGAGGAAGGGCGGTGCTGCATGACCGGGAGGTCACCTACGCGGTCGTTTCTCCCGACCGCACGCCCCTTTTCCCGGCCGGACTTTTGTCCAGTTACAGGATTATTGCGGATATCGTTGGGCAGACCCTCAGGGCCTGCGGGCTCGATGTCCAGTTGTGCCCCGGGCAGCCTGCCCAAAAAAGATTCGAAGCGCCCCCAGAAAGCGCCTGCTTTACCGCCGTGTCTCATTATGAGTTGACGTGTCGGGGATGTAAAATTGCTGGAAGCTCTCAGAAAAGAGGGGAGGGGGTTTTTCTTCAGCATGGCTCGATTCCTGTCGATCTGGATCTGGATATTCTCTATCGAGTCTTGACTCCTGGCGTGGAGGCCTGTGAAGGGCAGGGGGTGTCAGCCTACGGTCATAAGATAGGCTGGGTCAATCGCTGGCTTGATCATCCTCTCACGGTTGATATGCTTGAGCTACAACTGATTGAGACCTTTGCCCGCTGCCTTAAGATTACACTGCTGCCGGATGAGGTCACCTCATCCGAGTGGACTTTGGCCCAACAGCTTGCGTCGGCCCGGTACCTGAACCCGGACTGGACTTTCAAGGAATCTGCACAGCATCCCCTAAGTGGTCATTGA
- a CDS encoding potassium channel protein, producing MKTIASELAYFLRGRVVKNIKYLVYYCIFLAGMIFLYAVLFRYFMWHLEGREFSLIAGIYWSITVMTTLGFGDITFHSDPGYIFAAVVTVSGVVFLLIILPFTLVSLFLAPWIEYRLSHRPEVELPPETSGHVLIFGVDSVTRNLIRRLKIRQIPFAVVTADANEGLNLEDSGVKVVVGSPTDPEVLQGVRVSEARYLIANLSDSENVNLCLTARSLCETPIVALVSEAEHGDLLHLAGANQVIPLHKILGNYLATRATTKGAMAHIIDSFGKLVIAEIPVHGTPFSGLSLSESLIRQHTGLAVIGLWERGNLTLPTADTLLKDDALMVLAGTREQLESLEKLTGEQADEDLIFILGHGRVGCAAASFLDRKPVPFILVDRQENPYCEEHIPIYGDATVRHLLKKSGIDKARGLIVTTNDDNTNIFLTLASRHAQSHIRIVARATADENVAQLYAAGADFVVSSASVGGSILLNIIESKTSVFLTEGINIFRRSIPAVLVGKSIASSNIREKTGCSIVALESHGEADPVVVPSPETVLKKDDALILIGSPMQEEVFSKFYPKNPKN from the coding sequence ATGAAAACAATCGCGTCGGAGCTTGCCTATTTTCTTCGCGGCAGAGTGGTCAAAAACATTAAATATCTGGTCTATTACTGTATTTTTCTGGCCGGAATGATTTTTCTTTATGCCGTTCTGTTCCGCTACTTCATGTGGCATCTGGAAGGGCGCGAGTTTTCGCTGATTGCCGGGATTTACTGGTCCATTACGGTGATGACGACCCTGGGATTCGGGGACATTACCTTTCACAGCGATCCGGGCTATATTTTTGCCGCGGTGGTGACGGTGTCGGGGGTGGTCTTTCTGTTGATCATCCTCCCATTCACCCTGGTCAGTCTCTTTCTGGCGCCCTGGATTGAATATCGATTGAGTCATCGTCCGGAGGTTGAACTGCCGCCGGAAACTTCTGGTCATGTCCTGATCTTCGGTGTCGATTCAGTTACCAGAAATCTGATTCGAAGGCTGAAAATTCGGCAGATTCCCTTTGCGGTGGTAACCGCAGATGCCAACGAAGGACTGAATCTCGAGGACAGCGGCGTGAAAGTCGTTGTCGGCTCTCCGACGGACCCGGAAGTGCTGCAGGGAGTACGGGTGTCCGAGGCGCGTTATCTTATCGCCAACCTCAGCGACTCCGAAAATGTGAATCTCTGTCTGACAGCGCGCTCCCTTTGCGAAACTCCCATTGTCGCCCTGGTTTCGGAAGCGGAGCATGGGGATCTGCTGCACCTGGCCGGGGCTAATCAGGTTATTCCCCTGCACAAAATTCTGGGGAACTACTTGGCCACGCGCGCCACGACCAAAGGGGCCATGGCCCATATCATCGACAGCTTCGGCAAGCTCGTTATTGCCGAAATCCCTGTGCATGGCACGCCTTTTTCCGGCTTGTCCCTTTCCGAATCCCTGATCCGCCAGCATACCGGACTGGCCGTGATAGGCCTGTGGGAACGTGGCAACTTGACCCTTCCTACCGCCGATACCTTGCTGAAGGATGACGCGTTGATGGTGCTGGCCGGAACCAGGGAGCAGCTCGAATCCCTGGAAAAGCTGACGGGTGAACAGGCGGATGAGGATCTGATTTTTATCCTCGGCCATGGCCGCGTCGGTTGTGCCGCCGCCAGTTTCCTCGACCGCAAGCCGGTGCCGTTCATCCTGGTCGACCGCCAGGAAAATCCCTACTGTGAAGAACACATCCCCATTTATGGCGATGCGACGGTCCGCCATCTGCTGAAAAAAAGCGGCATTGATAAAGCTCGTGGTCTGATCGTGACCACCAACGACGACAATACCAACATCTTTCTCACTCTGGCCAGCCGGCACGCACAATCCCATATCCGCATCGTGGCGCGGGCCACTGCCGATGAAAACGTGGCACAGCTCTATGCGGCCGGCGCCGATTTCGTCGTGTCAAGCGCCTCCGTGGGAGGAAGCATTCTGCTGAATATTATTGAATCAAAAACCTCTGTTTTTCTCACGGAAGGAATCAATATTTTTCGCCGTTCTATACCGGCAGTGCTGGTGGGCAAATCCATTGCCAGCTCCAATATTCGAGAAAAGACGGGGTGCTCCATTGTCGCCCTTGAAAGTCACGGAGAGGCGGATCCTGTCGTCGTGCCCTCGCCGGAGACTGTTCTGAAGAAAGACGATGCTTTGATTCTCATCGGCTCCCCCATGCAGGAAGAAGTCTTCAGCAAGTTCTACCCTAAAAATCCCAAAAACTGA
- a CDS encoding roadblock/LC7 domain-containing protein, with product MFAKMLQEIVEKTSGGVGAVLMGYDGIAIDQYFQPVDDVDLQLVSVEYANILKEIRKTIDVLGTGAMEEVAIRTSRFYVILRALGPEYFVALTVRSDGNFGKGRYLLMKEAPRFLDALQ from the coding sequence ATGTTCGCTAAAATGCTGCAGGAAATTGTGGAGAAGACCTCCGGCGGCGTGGGCGCCGTCCTTATGGGATACGACGGCATTGCCATCGACCAGTATTTTCAGCCCGTTGATGATGTCGACCTGCAGCTGGTTTCGGTGGAATATGCCAATATCCTCAAAGAAATCAGAAAAACCATTGATGTACTTGGCACCGGGGCCATGGAAGAAGTGGCTATCAGGACCTCACGGTTTTATGTCATTTTGCGCGCTCTTGGGCCCGAATATTTTGTGGCGCTGACGGTAAGATCTGATGGCAACTTTGGCAAAGGGCGCTATCTCCTCATGAAAGAGGCACCCCGGTTTTTGGATGCACTTCAATAA
- the accC gene encoding acetyl-CoA carboxylase biotin carboxylase subunit gives MFHKILIANRGEIALRIIRACKEMGIKTVAVHSTADHEALHVKMADESICIGPAPSSESYLNMQAIISAAEVTDAEAIHPGYGFLSENAEFAEICANCGITFIGPTPENMRRMGDKIRARQTVTEAGVPILPGTKEGVFSVEEAKRIAEEIGYPVIIKATAGGGGRGMKVVHSPASLGNAFAAARSEAQAGFGNPDVYIEKFCEKPRHVEIQIMADKHGNVIHLGERDCSIQRRHQKLVEEAPCPVLSPDIRKKMGECAVAAAKAVNYTSVGTMEFLLDQDGKFYFMEMNTRVQVEHPVTEMITGIDIIKEQIRSAYGIPLRYKQSDVKFHGHAIECRINAEDPVKFTPSPGKIDGYHTPGGLGVRVDSAVYDKYTVLPHYDSMIAKLIVHADTREEAIQRMSRALDEYIIEGIRTSISLHQRIMANKDFIEGKVDTGFMERLFF, from the coding sequence ATGTTTCACAAGATCCTGATCGCAAACCGCGGAGAGATCGCTCTGCGCATCATTCGCGCCTGCAAGGAAATGGGGATCAAAACCGTTGCGGTACACTCGACGGCTGACCATGAGGCCCTGCATGTCAAAATGGCCGACGAGAGCATCTGCATTGGCCCCGCTCCCAGCTCGGAAAGCTATCTCAACATGCAGGCTATTATCAGCGCTGCCGAAGTGACCGATGCCGAGGCAATCCATCCCGGCTACGGCTTTTTGTCTGAGAATGCCGAATTCGCCGAGATCTGCGCCAATTGCGGCATTACTTTCATCGGACCGACTCCTGAAAACATGCGGCGCATGGGGGATAAGATTCGGGCACGGCAGACGGTAACCGAGGCTGGGGTTCCCATTCTCCCTGGCACCAAAGAAGGCGTCTTCTCTGTTGAAGAGGCCAAGCGCATCGCCGAAGAGATCGGTTATCCCGTCATTATCAAGGCGACTGCCGGTGGTGGTGGCCGCGGCATGAAGGTGGTTCATTCACCGGCTTCTTTGGGCAATGCCTTCGCGGCCGCCCGTTCCGAGGCCCAGGCCGGCTTTGGCAACCCTGATGTCTACATTGAAAAGTTCTGTGAAAAGCCGCGCCACGTTGAAATCCAGATTATGGCTGACAAGCATGGCAACGTTATTCATCTCGGTGAGCGTGACTGCTCGATCCAGCGTCGTCACCAGAAGCTGGTCGAAGAGGCCCCCTGCCCGGTGCTGAGCCCCGACATCCGTAAAAAGATGGGAGAGTGTGCCGTGGCGGCAGCTAAGGCGGTCAACTATACCAGTGTCGGTACCATGGAGTTCCTCCTTGACCAGGATGGTAAGTTTTATTTCATGGAGATGAATACCCGCGTGCAGGTAGAGCATCCCGTTACCGAGATGATCACCGGCATCGACATTATCAAGGAACAGATCCGTTCGGCCTACGGGATCCCCCTGCGCTACAAGCAATCCGATGTGAAATTCCACGGTCATGCCATCGAGTGCCGAATCAACGCCGAAGATCCCGTGAAATTCACGCCGTCTCCCGGCAAGATCGATGGCTATCACACTCCTGGTGGTCTTGGCGTGCGGGTGGACAGCGCCGTTTATGACAAGTATACGGTTCTTCCCCACTACGATTCGATGATTGCCAAGCTCATCGTACACGCAGATACCCGCGAAGAAGCCATCCAGCGCATGTCGCGCGCCCTGGACGAATATATTATCGAGGGCATCCGTACTTCCATCTCCTTGCATCAGAGGATCATGGCCAACAAGGACTTTATAGAAGGCAAGGTCGATACCGGATTCATGGAACGACTGTTCTTCTAG
- the accB gene encoding acetyl-CoA carboxylase biotin carboxyl carrier protein, which translates to MDIKDLKTLIKMVTETDITEFEMENTEEKISIRRGTTQEIVHVAAPAQMAAPAVAAAPVMQAPAAPAPAAAPAAGTALGERQEIINSPIVGTFYRAPSPESASYVEVGSVVEKGQVFCIVEAMKLMNEIEADFKCKVIEILKENAQPVEFGDPLFVVEKL; encoded by the coding sequence ATGGATATCAAAGATCTCAAAACATTGATCAAGATGGTTACCGAAACGGATATCACCGAATTCGAAATGGAGAACACGGAAGAAAAAATCTCCATCCGTCGTGGCACAACCCAGGAGATCGTGCATGTGGCCGCTCCAGCGCAAATGGCTGCTCCTGCCGTAGCTGCCGCTCCTGTCATGCAAGCTCCAGCCGCCCCCGCTCCTGCAGCGGCGCCCGCTGCCGGGACGGCCCTCGGTGAGCGCCAGGAAATCATCAATTCCCCTATTGTCGGCACTTTCTATCGGGCGCCTTCGCCTGAATCAGCCTCTTATGTCGAGGTTGGTTCCGTGGTTGAAAAAGGCCAGGTCTTCTGCATTGTGGAAGCGATGAAGCTGATGAACGAGATCGAAGCGGACTTCAAGTGCAAGGTCATCGAAATTCTTAAAGAAAATGCCCAGCCCGTGGAATTCGGTGATCCTCTCTTCGTGGTCGAGAAGCTCTGA
- a CDS encoding TolC family protein, producing MIALVVFQEDAWAEPPISLDLAQAQRLVIERNLDLKAQQLQHRASRALELKGFGLYDPHAELSFSEGQGQEPLNLFYTPSVRGAESRYRQLSFSLLQKLPSGADVGLVYASRRQDDDPAGAINPAYTSEVALTLRQPLLKNFGVLPTEQAIIFAAKERETSLEDLLSKASVLVAQVRDTYFQALGLRETLLTREASVLLARQVLEENKARVKAEVLPRHEILEAEVGLNVRERELLEAQQAYRDALDALTVLLAADAPPVLGETTMAVPVFAVDEEKGYQQALLRRPEIQRHRRQLEKLELENSLARNQQLPAVDLVASYGYKGLGDGYADSHEETASGDFENWEVGLTLSYPLGNRAARYEVRKSALLRKSQEALLAQKKQEVRREIRQAVLTLEVSRKRIEVTELGKALAEEKLHILLKRKEVGLATTRDVLEGEEDLSRARTEHTLALVDYNRSATEYLRVTGLLLESQGIFVSDPENPLSPDPVLRTSP from the coding sequence TTGATAGCACTGGTCGTTTTCCAGGAGGATGCTTGGGCAGAACCCCCCATTTCTCTTGATTTGGCGCAGGCACAACGTCTCGTCATCGAACGTAATCTCGATCTCAAGGCGCAGCAGCTCCAACATCGGGCCAGCCGCGCGTTGGAGCTGAAGGGATTCGGCCTCTACGATCCCCACGCTGAACTCTCCTTCAGCGAAGGACAAGGGCAAGAGCCCCTCAACCTTTTCTATACCCCTTCGGTCAGGGGGGCGGAAAGTCGTTATCGGCAGCTGTCCTTTTCTCTCCTGCAGAAGCTTCCCAGTGGAGCCGATGTCGGGCTGGTCTATGCTTCCCGTCGACAGGATGACGATCCGGCTGGCGCCATCAACCCGGCCTATACCAGCGAGGTGGCGCTGACCTTACGCCAACCTCTCCTGAAAAACTTTGGGGTACTGCCTACCGAACAGGCTATTATTTTTGCTGCCAAGGAACGTGAAACTTCCCTCGAAGATCTACTGTCCAAAGCTTCCGTGCTCGTAGCCCAGGTGCGCGATACCTATTTTCAGGCCTTGGGTCTGCGCGAAACTCTGTTGACGCGTGAGGCTTCCGTATTGCTTGCGCGCCAGGTTCTGGAGGAGAATAAGGCCCGTGTTAAGGCTGAGGTCTTGCCGCGGCATGAGATCCTGGAAGCTGAGGTTGGCCTTAATGTCCGCGAAAGAGAACTTTTGGAGGCGCAGCAGGCCTATCGCGATGCCTTGGACGCATTGACTGTTCTATTGGCCGCCGATGCTCCACCCGTATTGGGGGAAACCACCATGGCGGTCCCTGTCTTTGCCGTTGATGAAGAAAAGGGCTACCAGCAGGCCTTGCTCCGGCGTCCGGAAATTCAGCGCCACCGCCGCCAGCTCGAAAAACTTGAGCTCGAAAACAGCCTGGCGAGAAATCAGCAACTTCCCGCTGTCGATCTGGTGGCCAGCTACGGATACAAAGGGTTGGGGGATGGTTACGCCGACAGCCACGAGGAAACGGCTTCGGGAGATTTTGAAAACTGGGAGGTTGGCTTAACCCTTTCGTATCCGCTGGGCAATCGTGCCGCCCGCTACGAAGTGCGCAAAAGCGCCCTGCTGCGTAAAAGCCAGGAGGCTCTGCTAGCCCAGAAGAAGCAGGAAGTTCGCCGTGAGATTCGGCAGGCTGTACTCACCTTGGAAGTCAGTCGAAAGAGAATCGAGGTTACCGAACTCGGCAAGGCTCTCGCCGAAGAAAAACTGCATATCCTTCTTAAGCGCAAAGAGGTCGGGCTTGCCACCACCCGTGACGTATTAGAGGGCGAAGAAGACCTTTCACGGGCCCGCACCGAGCATACCCTTGCCTTGGTTGACTATAACCGAAGCGCAACGGAATACCTGCGGGTCACAGGGCTACTCCTTGAAAGCCAGGGCATCTTTGTGTCAGACCCAGAGAATCCTCTCTCACCTGATCCCGTTTTGCGAACGAGTCCATGA